A stretch of DNA from Streptomyces xanthii:
CGCCGCGAGCAGTTCGTGCGCGAGGTCGCCGACGCGGAGGGCCTGTCGAAGTCGAAGGCCGCCGCCCAGGTCGACGCGGCGATCGACCGCTGGGTCTGGTACGCGGGCTGGACCGACAAGGTCGCCCAGATCGTCGGCGGCGCGAACCCGGTCGCGGGCCCCTTCTTCAACCTCTCCACCCCGGAGCCGACCGGCGTCGTCACGATCGTCGCGCCGCAGGAGTCCTCGCTCCTCGGCCTGATCTCGGCGCTCGCCCCGGTCATCGCGACGGGCAACACGGCGGTGGTGATCGCGAGCGAGAAGGCCCCGCTCCCGGCGCTGTCGCTGGGCGAGGTCCTGGCCACCTCCGACGTCCCCGGCGGCGTCGTCAACATCCTGTCCGGCCGGGCGGCGGAGATCGCCCCGTCCCTCGCCGCGCACCAGGACGTCAACGGCATCGACCTGACCGGCACGGACGCGGACCTGGCCAAGGAGCTGGAGATCGCGGCGGCGGACAACCTGAAGCGCGTACGCCGTCCACAGCCTGTGGAGGACTTCGCGGCCGACCCGGGCACGGACCGCCTGACGTACTTCCTGGAGACGAAGACGGTCTGGCACCCGACGGGGTCCCTGGGCGCCTCCGGCTCGTCCTACTGACCGCCGGCCCCCGCACCGAGGCCCCGGCCCCTCCTCCGTCCAGGAGGGGCCGGGGCCTCGCCCGTTCCCGGGCCCGCGCCCGTCAGAGGCCGAGCCGCCGCGCGATGCCGTCGAGCACGCAGTCGAGGCCGAACTCGAACTCCCAGGTGGGGTCGTCCTTGCGGGTCGCGCTGTACGCGTAGGAGCGGTAGACGGGGTAACGGCCGCTGTCCAGCAGGTAGTTCATCTGCGGCGCGAGCGCCCTGCGGGTCTCGTCGCCGCTGTCCCAGCCCTGTTCCGCGCGGAACCGGTCGAGGGCGACCTGCGACTGGGTCGCGCCGTGCACGTACGAGGTGACGGCCCGGAAGGCCGCCATCATCGTGTCCGGGTCGAGGCCGAGTCCGTCGAGCGACGCCAACTGCCGTTCGGCGACGGCCATCCGGGTCGGCGTCAGCATGAACAGCGAGGCCGGCAGCTGGGTCATCCACGGGTGCGCCAGCGTCATGACCCGGGACCGCACGGCGTACGCGCGCAGCACCTCGCGCCATCCGGTCACGTCCTCGGGGACGTCCAGCTCGCCCGAGACCCGGTCCACCATCAGCGCCAGCAGGTCGTCCTTGCCCGAGACGTGCCGATAGGCGGCCATGGGCGCGACGCCCAGCTCCGTGGCGATGCGGCGCATCGTGACCGCCGCGAACCCCTCGGCGTCGGCCAGCTCCACGGCGACGTCCACGATCCGCTGCGGGGTCAGCGCGGCGCGCGGCGCGGCCGGGCGCTCCATCCGCTCCCACAGCGAGGGCTCGGGCCCCGCCTTCTTCTTCGCGGCCACAGGCGTGCTCCTCGGGCTCCTGGACGGTGCTGACGGTACGGACGACGACCGGGTCCGCGTGTACATCGTATCCACAGTAGACGCCGTACACATCGATG
This window harbors:
- a CDS encoding aldehyde dehydrogenase family protein, with amino-acid sequence MSDAARLSVFKTYKLYVGGKFPRSESGRVYEVTDSKGKWLANAPLSSRKDGRDAVVAARKAFGGWSGATAYNRGQVLYRVAEMLEGRREQFVREVADAEGLSKSKAAAQVDAAIDRWVWYAGWTDKVAQIVGGANPVAGPFFNLSTPEPTGVVTIVAPQESSLLGLISALAPVIATGNTAVVIASEKAPLPALSLGEVLATSDVPGGVVNILSGRAAEIAPSLAAHQDVNGIDLTGTDADLAKELEIAAADNLKRVRRPQPVEDFAADPGTDRLTYFLETKTVWHPTGSLGASGSSY
- a CDS encoding TetR/AcrR family transcriptional regulator, whose translation is MAAKKKAGPEPSLWERMERPAAPRAALTPQRIVDVAVELADAEGFAAVTMRRIATELGVAPMAAYRHVSGKDDLLALMVDRVSGELDVPEDVTGWREVLRAYAVRSRVMTLAHPWMTQLPASLFMLTPTRMAVAERQLASLDGLGLDPDTMMAAFRAVTSYVHGATQSQVALDRFRAEQGWDSGDETRRALAPQMNYLLDSGRYPVYRSYAYSATRKDDPTWEFEFGLDCVLDGIARRLGL